One window from the genome of Paraclostridium sordellii encodes:
- a CDS encoding TIM44-like domain-containing protein, translating into MKIVKRLVVLSIVLMIFTSISYARPGGGSSGGGGSSGGGSGSHSSSGRGGRVHRTKEDHKGQFVTFVLFSSVIFIMGNTNNIIIRTKLIKRKHQYKKVLKELSKSNPDYKLEKIQKDVSDTFYIMAKAWTEMNQDIAIEYSTDKLYRNHNTKLQWMDARNERNILKNEKLLSAKVFEIDNESNIWVVIRGSMIDYIEKEGQIIEGSKNIPSKYIEYWKFNNVNGKWLLDEIKQVDELDEILQRVN; encoded by the coding sequence ATGAAAATAGTAAAAAGATTAGTAGTTTTATCAATTGTATTGATGATATTTACATCTATATCATATGCTAGACCTGGAGGGGGTTCGTCTGGAGGTGGAGGATCATCAGGGGGCGGTTCAGGGAGTCATTCTTCTAGTGGAAGAGGTGGAAGAGTTCACAGAACGAAAGAAGATCATAAAGGACAGTTTGTCACATTTGTATTATTCTCATCAGTGATTTTTATAATGGGAAATACTAATAATATAATAATTAGAACTAAATTGATTAAAAGAAAACATCAGTATAAGAAAGTATTAAAAGAGTTAAGTAAATCTAACCCAGACTATAAATTAGAAAAAATACAAAAAGATGTTAGTGATACTTTTTACATAATGGCAAAGGCTTGGACTGAAATGAATCAAGATATAGCTATTGAGTATTCAACTGATAAACTATATAGAAATCATAATACTAAACTTCAATGGATGGATGCTAGAAATGAAAGAAATATTTTGAAAAATGAAAAACTACTTTCTGCTAAAGTTTTTGAAATTGATAATGAAAGTAATATATGGGTAGTAATAAGAGGTTCGATGATTGATTACATAGAAAAAGAAGGGCAAATAATAGAGGGTAGCAAGAATATTCCAAGTAAGTACATTGAATATTGGAAGTTTAATAATGTAAATGGAAAATGGCTACTAGATGAAATTAAACAAGTAGATGAGTTAGATGAAATACTTCAAAGGGTGAATTAA
- a CDS encoding GNAT family N-acetyltransferase, translating into MINYKEFDSSMIEEIKDIYKEESWNAYLKDDEKLIRAFDNSLYIMGAFDNCKLVGFIRCVGDGEHILVVQDLIVEPKCQQRGIGTYLFKTIMQKYSNVRMFMVVTDLEDIVDNKFYKSFNLKKLEEMNMVGYIR; encoded by the coding sequence ATGATTAATTATAAGGAATTTGATTCATCAATGATTGAGGAAATAAAAGATATTTATAAAGAAGAATCTTGGAATGCCTATTTAAAAGATGATGAAAAACTAATAAGAGCATTTGATAATTCATTATATATAATGGGAGCATTTGATAATTGTAAACTTGTAGGTTTTATTAGATGTGTTGGGGATGGAGAACATATTTTGGTAGTGCAAGATTTAATTGTTGAGCCTAAGTGTCAACAACGTGGAATTGGAACATATCTTTTTAAGACTATAATGCAAAAATATTCTAATGTAAGAATGTTTATGGTTGTAACTGACTTAGAAGATATAGTTGATAATAAATTTTATAAATCATTTAATCTGAAAAAGTTAGAAGAGATGAATATGGTTGGATATATTAGATAA
- a CDS encoding alpha/beta fold hydrolase: MNRKNLKNLIGCSLAICLITANCASSVVFAEKGTNRQQIQTETSITEKIQLDNGITLNSKEMGQGDATIVFDTGYGNSLDNFSYIQGQLSKITKTFTYDRAGLGESSDTGNMAPLSKSDRETLIYGGVIEYNEDDFNGTTKTAKDKAVNLYKLLQAKKLPEPYILVTHSLGGHTAIEFAKMYKEKVKGIVFIDSTGRSANGQMYEFFETFVPGMGDEQLSVYNKQDGTLDEVLMGENQVKHDNNALRNIPLLYIECDPYAMAQGAMGDAFAKLKVKQIDDILSMSDYTKHVQIKGATHQVHTDKPEETLSYITEFINSIIK, encoded by the coding sequence ATGAATAGAAAAAATTTAAAGAATTTAATTGGCTGTAGCTTAGCTATATGCTTAATAACAGCAAATTGTGCCTCATCGGTTGTATTTGCTGAAAAAGGAACAAACAGGCAACAAATCCAGACAGAAACATCAATCACAGAAAAAATTCAATTAGATAACGGGATTACTCTTAATTCAAAGGAAATGGGTCAAGGAGATGCAACTATCGTATTTGACACAGGATATGGAAACTCTCTAGATAACTTTTCATATATACAAGGTCAGTTATCAAAGATAACAAAAACTTTTACATACGATAGAGCAGGGTTAGGAGAAAGTAGTGATACAGGAAATATGGCTCCACTTTCTAAAAGTGATAGAGAAACTCTTATATACGGCGGAGTAATTGAGTATAATGAAGATGATTTTAATGGAACTACTAAAACTGCAAAAGATAAAGCTGTCAATTTGTATAAGTTATTACAAGCTAAAAAACTTCCAGAGCCATATATTTTAGTAACACATTCATTAGGAGGTCATACTGCTATAGAGTTTGCAAAGATGTATAAAGAAAAAGTTAAGGGAATTGTATTTATAGACTCTACTGGAAGAAGTGCAAATGGGCAAATGTATGAATTTTTCGAAACGTTTGTACCAGGAATGGGAGATGAACAATTATCTGTCTATAATAAGCAAGACGGAACTTTAGATGAAGTTCTTATGGGTGAAAATCAAGTAAAACACGATAATAATGCTTTGAGAAATATACCTTTACTTTATATAGAATGTGACCCTTATGCAATGGCACAAGGAGCTATGGGTGATGCTTTTGCTAAATTAAAAGTTAAACAAATAGATGATATATTATCAATGTCTGATTATACTAAACATGTTCAAATAAAAGGTGCAACTCATCAAGTCCATACAGATAAACCTGAAGAAACATTATCATATATAACAGAATTTATAAATTCTATTATAAAATAA
- a CDS encoding glycoside hydrolase family 73 protein, with the protein MKNKGFVALMIILITIIYTMITNYSLKEINKNEIDTSKFIDVVDEVSENKVQINWKYVAAITGVMEKNNFEDITTKEIKEVSKQFLQKKNGKYELKSVDKILEELNFNNKQKNLTYEYINQLKDFGLMPQRLNSDSHYMKFINSIKADAIKNYKKYKVLPSITIAQGILESGWGKSKLAKDYNNLFGIKADKYWKGDYVVLETREFKNDTINGKFRKYEKAGDSISDHAKFLAENNRYEKSGVFDANTYIHQAKALQNGGYSTDTNEKGEKVYAQRLIEIIRQYNLQIIDSEVQTN; encoded by the coding sequence ATGAAAAATAAAGGTTTTGTAGCTTTAATGATAATACTAATTACCATAATTTATACAATGATAACAAACTACTCATTAAAAGAGATCAATAAAAATGAAATAGACACTTCAAAATTTATTGATGTCGTAGATGAAGTAAGTGAAAACAAAGTTCAAATAAACTGGAAATACGTAGCTGCAATAACTGGAGTTATGGAAAAAAATAATTTTGAAGATATAACTACAAAAGAAATTAAAGAAGTATCAAAACAGTTTTTACAAAAGAAAAATGGAAAATATGAATTAAAAAGTGTAGACAAAATTTTGGAAGAACTAAATTTTAATAACAAACAAAAAAACTTAACTTATGAATATATAAATCAATTAAAAGATTTTGGACTAATGCCACAAAGATTAAATAGTGATAGTCATTATATGAAATTTATAAACTCAATAAAAGCTGATGCTATAAAAAACTATAAAAAATATAAAGTTTTACCATCAATAACAATAGCCCAAGGCATATTAGAATCTGGATGGGGTAAGTCAAAGCTGGCAAAAGACTACAACAACCTATTTGGAATAAAAGCAGATAAATACTGGAAAGGAGATTATGTAGTCTTAGAGACTAGAGAATTTAAAAATGATACTATAAATGGCAAATTTAGAAAATACGAAAAAGCAGGAGATTCAATAAGTGATCATGCTAAGTTTTTAGCAGAAAACAACAGATACGAAAAAAGTGGAGTATTTGATGCAAATACTTATATACATCAAGCTAAAGCTTTACAAAATGGAGGTTATAGTACAGATACCAATGAAAAAGGAGAGAAAGTCTATGCACAAAGGTTAATTGAAATAATTAGACAGTATAACTTACAAATTATAGATAGTGAAGTTCAAACTAATTAA
- a CDS encoding glycoside hydrolase, producing the protein MNKKISVVTSCLLTGIILVGCSNNFSSNSKNISAKVEKVNNLDFKYDVNPKNFSISVDVNGKKENISEPTKERQVTNLKTSKNEISWTYPKEHIDVDIKKEDDYLDIDIKSNVKEENSFTWPTISGESYVLPINEGKFIPSNDKYWKEYLNNQVLNTIESFSMQFFSVNKENFAATYIMKNKFNNEVKFDSKNDIKFELTHEYPSINENKDYGFRVYITDKNVDDVTKNYKNYVIENGEFKTLNEKAKDNKNIEKLYGAPQIYFWDKSINTVEDIKWNLFKTNMSKEFIDWMKELLNTKVEDGKEISNILDTIKNQDYIDNYQKQSIVRGLNSVITLKEFYNPNVFKNIDNESKEAIKKGIDKLNRVELVNLNKKLLKSELKNATKPVNEWAKSNTIDVLEDMKRSGMDKAWIGFDDIDSGYVSPEFVKKANDYGYLVGPYDSYHSIHKPGEEKWSTATFEDKSLYENATIKDKNGKKLEGFQGTGRKLNPTLSIPSVKSRVDRVLNEGYDFNSWFIDCDATGEIYDDYSKNHITTQAKDLEARLKRMSYIRDDKNMVIGSEGGNDFASTTIAFAHGLETPAFSWVDPDMNKNKDSKYYVGRYYSPTGGVPEVFSKQVPVKELYKKIFISPEYSLPLFRLVYNDSVVTSDHWLWGTFKIADEVESRMMKEVLYNTAPMYHIDKSEWEKHKEDILNHDKVWSEFNKKALSYPMTDFEFLSEDRLVQTTCYGDNLRVVANFSNGDFKYKDDVIKGNSLIIYDGDNKIVYKP; encoded by the coding sequence ATGAATAAGAAAATAAGTGTAGTAACAAGTTGTTTACTTACAGGTATTATCCTAGTAGGGTGCAGTAATAATTTTTCAAGCAACTCTAAAAATATATCTGCTAAGGTTGAGAAAGTTAACAATTTAGATTTTAAATATGATGTTAATCCTAAAAACTTTAGTATTTCAGTTGATGTAAATGGGAAAAAAGAAAATATATCTGAACCTACAAAAGAAAGGCAAGTAACAAATCTAAAGACAAGTAAAAATGAGATTTCATGGACTTATCCAAAAGAACATATTGATGTTGATATAAAAAAAGAAGATGACTATTTAGATATAGATATAAAATCTAATGTTAAAGAAGAAAATAGTTTTACATGGCCAACTATAAGTGGTGAAAGTTATGTGCTTCCTATAAATGAAGGTAAATTTATACCAAGTAATGATAAATACTGGAAAGAGTATTTAAATAATCAAGTTTTAAATACCATAGAAAGTTTTTCTATGCAGTTTTTCTCTGTTAATAAAGAAAATTTTGCAGCCACATATATTATGAAAAATAAGTTTAACAATGAAGTGAAGTTTGATTCTAAAAATGATATAAAATTTGAGCTTACTCATGAGTATCCAAGTATAAATGAAAATAAAGATTATGGATTTAGAGTATATATAACAGATAAAAATGTAGATGATGTAACTAAAAACTATAAAAATTATGTAATAGAAAATGGTGAATTTAAGACTTTAAATGAAAAGGCTAAAGATAATAAAAATATTGAAAAATTATATGGAGCTCCTCAAATTTATTTTTGGGACAAGTCTATAAATACAGTTGAAGATATAAAGTGGAATTTATTTAAAACCAATATGAGCAAAGAATTTATAGATTGGATGAAAGAGCTTTTAAATACAAAGGTGGAAGATGGTAAAGAAATTTCAAATATTTTAGATACTATTAAAAATCAAGATTATATAGATAATTACCAAAAGCAAAGTATAGTCAGAGGTTTAAATTCAGTTATAACTTTAAAAGAGTTTTATAATCCAAATGTATTTAAAAACATAGATAATGAAAGTAAAGAAGCTATAAAAAAAGGAATTGATAAATTAAATAGAGTTGAGTTAGTAAATTTAAATAAAAAATTATTAAAATCAGAGCTTAAAAATGCTACAAAGCCTGTAAATGAATGGGCTAAATCTAATACTATAGATGTTTTAGAAGATATGAAAAGGTCTGGCATGGATAAGGCTTGGATTGGATTTGATGATATAGACTCAGGTTATGTTTCTCCTGAATTCGTAAAAAAAGCTAACGATTACGGATATTTAGTTGGACCTTATGATTCATATCATTCTATTCACAAGCCAGGTGAGGAAAAGTGGAGCACAGCTACTTTTGAGGATAAATCTTTGTATGAAAATGCTACTATAAAAGATAAAAATGGTAAGAAGTTAGAAGGTTTTCAAGGTACTGGGAGAAAGTTAAATCCAACTTTATCTATTCCAAGTGTTAAGTCAAGAGTAGATAGAGTTTTAAATGAAGGCTATGATTTTAATTCTTGGTTTATAGATTGTGATGCTACAGGAGAAATTTATGATGATTATTCCAAAAATCATATAACTACTCAAGCTAAAGATTTAGAAGCTAGGTTAAAGAGAATGAGTTATATAAGAGATGATAAGAATATGGTTATAGGTTCTGAAGGTGGTAATGATTTTGCAAGTACTACTATTGCTTTTGCTCATGGACTTGAGACTCCTGCTTTTTCTTGGGTAGATCCTGACATGAATAAGAATAAAGATAGTAAATATTATGTAGGAAGATATTATTCTCCTACTGGAGGAGTTCCTGAAGTTTTCTCTAAGCAAGTTCCAGTTAAAGAACTTTATAAAAAGATTTTTATAAGTCCTGAGTATTCACTTCCTTTATTTAGGTTGGTTTATAATGATTCTGTGGTTACATCTGACCATTGGTTATGGGGTACTTTTAAAATAGCTGATGAGGTGGAAAGTAGAATGATGAAGGAAGTTTTATATAATACTGCTCCAATGTATCATATTGACAAAAGTGAGTGGGAAAAACATAAAGAGGATATATTAAATCATGATAAGGTTTGGTCTGAGTTTAATAAGAAAGCATTGAGTTATCCTATGACTGATTTTGAGTTTTTAAGTGAGGATAGACTTGTTCAAACTACTTGTTATGGTGATAATTTAAGAGTTGTTGCTAATTTTTCTAATGGTGATTTTAAATATAAGGATGATGTGAT